TAAAAAAACCATGACTCTGCCTCACCTGCCCCCTTCCCCCGCAATACTTGCAACCAACCGGCTGATGCCCGGGTTCTATCCTCGAACCATTACACGAAGGACAGCGTTCATTTTTGGGGATCTCCAGTTCCTTCTCAACCCCGAAGACGGCTTCTTCAAATTCGATTTCAAGGTTGTACCTAAGGTCATCACCTTTTTGTGTCCGTTGCCGCTGTCTTGTTCCGCCGAAGAAATCGCTGAAAAGGTCGTTGAAAACATTGTCGAAATTTCCTCCAAATCCAAAATCAAAGACAGTGCCCGCATCATCTGCCGAGCCGAACCTTTCGTACCTCAATTTCTTTTGGGGATCACTGAGTACCTCGTATGCCTGACTGATCTCTTTAAACATGTCCTCAGCCTCTTTGTCGCCGGGATTCCTGTCAGGATGGTATTTTAAGGCGAGTTTTCTGTATGCTTTTTTAAGCTCTTCATCTGTGACGTCTCTCGAAACGCCGAGCATATCGTAATAATCTTTTTTCATGTATTCCCTTTATTATTGTATTTCCGATTTTTTTGAAATGGTAACCATGGAAGGCCTTATCAGCCTCCCGTTAAGTATATAACCCTTTTGCAGTTCAGATACAACGGTGTCGGGCTCGACGTTGTCCTTTTCTTCCTGCATGAATGCCTCGTGAAAGTTGGGGTCGAATTTTTTACCAATGGCATCAACCCTTTCAACACCAGCCCTTTCAAGGACTTTAAGAAACTCATTAAAAACAATCTTTACCCCTGCATGAATACCTTTAAAATCCTCGGTTTTGGATGCATGATCAAGAGCCCGGTCCAGGTTGTCCAGAACAGGGAGCAATTCTTTTAGGAGGACTTCGTTGCCGAATTTTAAAGTGTCCTGTTTTTCTTTTATTTTCAGCTTTTTGAAATTATCAAAATCTGCCTGAAGATAGAGCAGCTTTTCCTGGAGTGCCTTAACCATCTCTTCTTTCTCTTCGAGAGCGTTATTGAGTTCCTCAACGATTTCATCCTTTTTTTTCTTTTTTTTATGCTCTTCGTGAACCACCTTGTCTTCCCCGGCCTTATGATTATGGTTTATATCTTTTTCGTCCTTGCGATCCATCTTGTTCCTCACATGATTTTTAAAATATTTGTAACTGTTTTTGCCGTATAATCAACGATGGGGATAATCTTTGAATAGTTCATCCTGACAGGGCCTATTACCCCGAGGATGCCGTAGCTTTTCTCCCCGATCTTGTATGTTGATGTTATAATGCTCATATCCCTCATTTCTTTAATATCGCTCTCGCCCCCCATGATGACATGGATGCCTTCCTCTTTCATACATTTGTCGAGAAGATGCAACAGCTTTTCCTTTCTCTCAAGTGCCCGAAACAATTCTTTGAGTTTATCCATATCCAGAAATTCCGGAACACCTATAATCTTTGACACACCTTCAAGATAGACTTCCCTCTTATCTTCGCAATCAACAATGGTTTCGAGGGTATCGTTTACCTTTTGGAGGAGCTGGCAGAATATTGTCTTATCCTTTTCCATATCCTCAAGTATTCCGTCTTTCAGGGCATAGAACGGTATGCCGCTAAATTTTCCGTTCATATACTTCTTCATATTGTTAAGGGTATCGGCATCAAGCATTTCGTCCGTTTCCACGAGCCTTGTGTGAACCATACCTGACGAGGTGACAAAGACCGTTAAAACGGTGTTGTTTGTCAGTTTTACAAACTCTATTTCTTTAAAAAGCATCATGTTTACGCTCGGTTCAACCACAATACCGGTATGTTTCGATAATGCAGCGAGCGCCTTGGAGGCGTCTCCCATTATCCCTTCCACATATGGATACCGGGACCTGAGCATTGCGTCAATGGTATACAAAGCCTTTTTGCCGGGATAGACCGGAATATTCAGGCTATCCAGATAATACCGGAAAGCCTTATGTGTAGGAATCCTGCCGGCGACAGCATGGGGTTTATATAAAAGCCCCATTTTCTCAAGGTCTGCCATGGTATTCCTGACCGTAGCAGAGCCCCATCTGCCCATGATTGACTTTGCCTTTGATATTGTTTTGGAGCCTATGGGTTCTGCAGTGTTAATATAGCTCTCAATTATTAAAACAAGCACCGTTCTTTCTCTTTCGGTCAGGACTTCCATGATAACCTTCTTGTAGTATAGAATAAATTAATTATATATACCACCTTTGTCAAGCAATGAAATCTTATCGACAAAGACAACTGCCAACGACATCCCATTTTATTTTTCCTTCATCACCCAGACGCCGTCCCATTCTTTGTCGGGCGGGTGCTTGACAAAATACTGACAGCGCTCAAGATAAAATCTGGACAGTGTATCGCCTTCATTTAACGAAAGGGCCTTCCGGAACCTGTCGATGCTGTCTTCCCATTTGTATTCGCGGTAGCAGGCAATGCCCTCATTATATATTTTGACAACCTCGCCCATATTTTGAAAAGATTCATCATCATGATAATCCAGTATGCCGTATACGGCAACGGGCTTCAGCTTGCCCT
This DNA window, taken from Pseudomonadota bacterium, encodes the following:
- the hrcA gene encoding heat-inducible transcriptional repressor HrcA; the protein is MEVLTERERTVLVLIIESYINTAEPIGSKTISKAKSIMGRWGSATVRNTMADLEKMGLLYKPHAVAGRIPTHKAFRYYLDSLNIPVYPGKKALYTIDAMLRSRYPYVEGIMGDASKALAALSKHTGIVVEPSVNMMLFKEIEFVKLTNNTVLTVFVTSSGMVHTRLVETDEMLDADTLNNMKKYMNGKFSGIPFYALKDGILEDMEKDKTIFCQLLQKVNDTLETIVDCEDKREVYLEGVSKIIGVPEFLDMDKLKELFRALERKEKLLHLLDKCMKEEGIHVIMGGESDIKEMRDMSIITSTYKIGEKSYGILGVIGPVRMNYSKIIPIVDYTAKTVTNILKIM
- the grpE gene encoding nucleotide exchange factor GrpE → MDRKDEKDINHNHKAGEDKVVHEEHKKKKKKDEIVEELNNALEEKEEMVKALQEKLLYLQADFDNFKKLKIKEKQDTLKFGNEVLLKELLPVLDNLDRALDHASKTEDFKGIHAGVKIVFNEFLKVLERAGVERVDAIGKKFDPNFHEAFMQEEKDNVEPDTVVSELQKGYILNGRLIRPSMVTISKKSEIQ